The Porites lutea chromosome 4, jaPorLute2.1, whole genome shotgun sequence genome contains a region encoding:
- the LOC140933661 gene encoding serine protease inhibitor dipetalogastin-like — MKGIFLFFTVLLLISVLAAEGKREKSKLRRRVCNKPCNKKLRPVCGSDGKTYNNVCLFNNAKCQANKTGNVLKIKSRGQCENSTVNISKVKKQSQKCLVALKDCNKVVNSTRHSVCGSNNITYLTFCNFRVARCQARQNGRNLTMLHKGECGKPKVKKSRMCPLESQCDRQNDPICGSDKKTYKNTCLFIVAKCQAKVNNKKLIIKKRGACGTRTSFKPCPKKCSPKERPVCGSDKKTYKNGCFLALAKCGLPKKDRGSLRLEYNGPCGAPATPKPCPRWEDCKIIDKPVCGTDGKTYPNVCRLRVAMCHARRNKHTPIKLRHRSACKTRKGKKEKGKKGKKNKKERSNRKGRKDRKE, encoded by the exons TTTCAG TGTTAGCGGCTGAAGGAAAGAGAGAAAAGTCGAAGCTTCGTCGAAGAGTTTGCAACAAACCTTGCAACAAAAAACTTAGGCCAGTGTGTGGGAGTGATGGCAAAACATACAACAACGTATGTCTGTTCAACAACGCCAAGTGCCAAGCTAATAAAACGGGTAACGTTTTGAAGATAAAGTCACGAGGACAATGCGAGAATTCCACAGTGAATATCAGCAAGGTTAAAAAACAATCACAAAAGTGCTTGGTGGCATTAAAGGACTGTAATAAGGTCGTGAATTCTACTAGACACTCCGTCTGTGGGAGCAACAACATAACATACTTAACGTTTTGCAACTTTCGTGTTGCGCGCTGTCAGGCGAGACAAAACGGCAGAAATCTAACAATGCTGCACAAGGGAGAATGTGGAAAACCTAAGGTCAAAAAATCAAGAATGTGCCCGCTTGAAAGCCAGTGCGACAGACAGAACGATCCCATTTGTGGAAGCGATAAGAAGACCTACAAAAACACTTGCCTGTTCATAGTCGCCAAATGTCAAGCGAAGGTGAACAACAAAAAGCTCATCATTAAAAAGAGAG gCGCTTGCGGTACCCGCACCTCCTTCAAACCATGTCCAAAAAAATGCTCACCGAAAGAACGGCCTGTTTGCGGCTCGGACAAGAAAACGTACAAAAATGGCTGCTTTCTTGCTCTTGCCAAGTGTGGTTTGCCCAAGAAAGACAGAGGCTCACTACGTTTGGAGTACAACGGGCCTTGTGGGGCACCTGCCACCCCTAAACCATGCCCCAGATGGGAGGACTGTAAAATCATAGATAAACCTGTGTGCGGGACGGATGGCAAAACCTACCCAAATGTTTGCCGCTTACGGGTTGCCATGTGTCACGCGCGGAGAAACAAGCACACGCCCATCAAACTTAGACACAGAAGTGCGTGCAAGACCAGGaagggaaagaaagaaaaaggaaagaaaggcaaaaagaaTAAGAAGGAAAGATCTAATCGTAAAGGAAGAAAAGACAGGAAGGAATAA